The Ictalurus furcatus strain D&B chromosome 12, Billie_1.0, whole genome shotgun sequence nucleotide sequence TTTTATAAGTCTCTCTTCCCCTGGTCAACAGATCACACCTCTGCATCTCCACTTTTAACATCTGTATTAGTGTGTCCCTGCATTTTAAGACCGCAATTTTATGATGTCCTTTATCACTCGTTATGAACATATAAGTCAGTGCATCTCACTGCGGAGTCCTCCACTGTTtgatagacaaaaaaaagagaacatatGTCTTGGTTGTGGGTGGTTATACATTAGCGCAGTTGGTTGATTATTTCAGTAAAGTTCCGTTTTTGAAACTTTTCTTTCGGTTACCCtcctgaaaaaataaataaaatcaaagctGTTAATTGGTCGCCACGACAACCACAGCCCCTTcctccacttcctcttccttctCTTCCAGGGATTGGATGATGCAGGATGTGACCTCGAAGGCCATGTGCTCAGGCATCGGCTCTGCGTGTGACAGGGGTGGGCTCATGCCACCAGGTTTCAGACCCTCTCTGTGAGGCTGTGAGGTTAAAACTGGCGTCATGAACATTGCCTCAGGTTCCAATGTTAATGTGATGTCATCGTCCTTGaataagagaaaagaaaagttatGTAAGTTAACTTAAGTAATGAGGAGCTAGGAGATAAGTAATGATTACCTCATAGCCTAGTTCCTAGTTTTCTCCATAGTCTCAATGGGGGTGTTCGcattcagcattgaatttatttgtgatgtcacactccacagtagtggttaatggctcaaaTGAAAGTAGACATTTTTAACCTAacctactaataataaatgttataattttattgtggcagttgtatacagtgttttactgtcaaaaaagctttagttgtgctgtctgttttatctctgtactaatgttattgtgggaggtgtgaattattttcccagcagggggctcacacccttcatctttcccatcaccctgctcaccagcagctaaacacagagtcacgatactctacacacagaaacccaacagtgtcctgactagtGTACTGCGAGAAATGGTAGaatcttttctgttcttttttgttttgcttttttgcctgaaaaagtgtcattttttaaaaactatttttgtcTGAGATTTTTTTGTGGTATccttaataaatatagttaactggtgttaactacagtatatacttCAGTCTAATGTTAGGCAAGTTGAACACATTGCTAGATTTTGTTTCACTTAATGAACTTAAAACATTCTCCCTTTACTTTGACAGGAAGCCAGGGTGCACATCATCATATCATTCAAGCAGGAAAATTGAGAGATGAGAGATTACTAATGTTAGATGTGGGGAAGCTTTCAGGGTGTCAGTTACTATCaaagagttcaaaacacctgtaTAACTGTTGGTTATTCTAGATTCAGATGTCGAGTGACtcatctgccatttttatttgtgaaaaaggtggatttttaaagtattttgaGTGATATATGTACTCTTAGGTTAAAATGCAGAACATGTAAATGTTGGGATGTCTGCATACTCCTGGCCAAAGATATTTTAAGTCACTGCTTTATAGAGCAAATATAATGTGGATTACACGGTAATATAAATGGTCTGtgcttatatagtgcttttttaaacttctacaaagctctttacactgtgtctcattcatccattcacacacacacacacatcaataacagcagagctgccatgcaaatgctagcctgccattgggagcaacttggggttcagtgtcttgcccaagaacacttcggcacgtggagtcatgtggagtcatgtgggccgggaatcgaactgccagccctgcgattagtggacaaccccctctagcacctgagccacagccgcccaatatACAGTCTATTaccctatttttttatattacaaaaTTGCAAAGAACACACCTtggcttcctcctcctcttgttGCTCAGGGATGCACTCATTTTCTGTAACTAATTCCTCGCTGTATGATTCCGGCGTACCCGTTTCTGCCAAGGTTATGCTCATGTGTCCCATTATTTCCATCTGATGTGGCTCCACTTGTGCTGCTGCCCacaaatcagccaatcgtggATGAGTGGGTGGACCCAAGCTATGAATAGTGCTATTGGGCGTAGCTTGCAAAGAATGGGAGGTGCTGTGTAGCCGATGTTCCAGTGACTGGAAGAAACATagattaaagacaaaaaatgttgggcaaatatataaaataacacaaaaattttttttattgaaggaCCATAGCAAACAACTATTGCACAGCCATAAAGTCGTAGTACTATATAGTTTGTTAACTGATAGCTTTTGTGTTGCACTAGCACTGGTATTGTTATTTGTTTCCCTTTAAGATCAGTTGCTTGTAGTACTGCATGATATACATTTGAATTGTTCTAACCTGTTGCTGGTACTGCATGAGTTGCTGCTGCTGGTACTGCTGCATCTGCTGCAGCTGCTGTAAGTGGCTCTGCTGCTGAAGTGATAGCTGCTGCTGGGACAGATAGTGGGTGGAACAATCATAGCCTTCTCCAGAAGCCCCACTAGCTATGTAGGAGCCAGCAGCAGGAGAGGCCATGCCTGATAGCTCACTGCTGATTGGCTCCCAGGCATCAGAGGATGAAAGGCAGTAAAGGCCCTGGGAGACATAGGTGTGAGGCCACACTTCTGCAGATGAATGATGCAAAGGTTGATCTAGAGTACAAAGAAGTGATCAGAAAAGGTGATAAACAGGAACAAGTTTTTTTGGTCACTGCATTCTGATTTAATGATACAAATAAAGGACCAATTCCGCTTatcaacagtaaacaataaattgtgtgagaaatgtgtaaaaaattaCAGTCTGCCTCTAAGCAGATTCAACTCCAAGGTAGGTCTTTGGAGTTCATGCTCATCCCCCCAGAAAGGCTTAATTATCAGGGACAATTCATCTCGTTCTCAACACCTGAAGTGACATTCAGTTAATTATAGCACGGGAGTGGCAGTAGGCcatcaagaaccatccctgaAGAAAGGGGAACGTGACTGTAATTATCATTCAGAAAGATCTAGGGAACCCAAAGCGTTTCAGTTTacaactttattaatcccacaAGGGGCAATTAGCAATCATGTACTTTGTCTCTGCTATTCAGCAATAAAATTATTCTCCATTGTGATCCTCGATTTCCCCTTACACATGAAATTGTACTTTGTATGGTTTAcaacctcaaaaaaaaaaaaaaaaaaaaaaaaaaaaaaaaacatacatccCTGTAGCttagtttaatttaataatttaaaattgaatttaaattcaATATGTTGTCTCTCAATGTCTGTGTTGACTCTGTTTCAGTCTCAGAAAAATtaatcattgtgtttttttttcagtttcacatctactaaataaaatatgacCTAAACTTGTCAATTTTGCACAGAATCATTATCAGTCAAACACAATcaattaaaagtaaacaaaatcaatcaatactgcagatatacagtatgaaacTTCTTGACTTCTTCTCAGCCCCACACAAACTACTAGTGCATACACTGAAATGCTGGAAAAATCCAACTGATCGAATGAACTCAAACGCAACACTATCCTTGCTGGTCTTACATCATATGTGATATGTACGCTATAGAGAACTCAGAATGTATCTGCTTGCATGGTTCATAACCTCCCATGTGACTACCACATGTTCCCTTATGTAAATGCTCCTAGTGGTGTCACTCCACTGGCTTCCAGTTGTGTAAGATTGAAATTCAGTCACATGTGCAGTTCAACACAGGTCTTTAACAACAGGATGCCTGGCATGTCCTTCTCTTCTGCTTCAGTGTCCTAGCTCTTCAGTGGTGTGATGAGCTTCCAACTACACTCAGAATGGCTCCGTGCAGTTTCTAGATTTGAGGGGGCTACACTGGTTCATAAAGACCCATGCTGAAAAATCAGgagttaaacaaaaatatgtacTGTTTAATCTTTCCAGGTACTTCAGAGTTACCCTTAGCCTCTTGATTGCTTCTCTGATTAAAAGCCCTCCTTATTCAGTCACTGATTTCTGGTCGCCAGCCTCCTCTAGGCAGAATCATAGCTGTGCCATatcctttccattttttaataatagattTAATGGTCTAATGCCCTGTAGGATGTTTAgagtttgggattttttttaataaccaaacCCTGACTGAAGCCTTTCCAGAATTTTGTCCTGGAATTGATTTAATAGCTTCCAGGAAAAGGtatgcagtgccctccactaatattggcacccttggtaaatatgagcagagaaggcagtgaaaaattgtctttattgttttaccttttgatcttttgttcaaagaaattcacaaaaatactctgctctcatggatatcaaactattgcaaacacaatacagaTATTTCTCcccaaaaaaactttgttaaatataggtgtgcaacaattattggcacccctatgaattcatatgaaaaaaatatatttgaagtatattcatatattggtatattgatatttaaaaaaaaaaaaaaaaaaaaaaatagtacacctgggtgactaggaacaggaaattgttcaaccatgactttctgtttcacaggggtataaatatgaggtaacacaaaggccaaattcccttagtcattcataacaatgggtaagaccaaggaatatagctgtgatgtgcagcaaacagttgctgagcttcacaaaatgggaagtggctataagaaaaataacatttccagttgactggaacttcttggAACCATTTCCaacatcagggcaataattaagaagttccaatcaactggaaatgttatgaaccCACCTGGAGTTAGACagtctttgctcatatttaacaagggggCTAATATTAGTGAAGAGCATTATTATTTGCATTGAGATCATCTGACACTTTAATTTGCACACAGGTCAGCTCTCTTCAACTAATTAGGTCACTTCTCATAGCaactatattgattttcaccccaATTTCAATAGTATGGTCTATTtttgtagattcatgacataaaccaaattaagtccatttcagatCTATGATTATCATCATATTATGACAATCATCGTCATGACCACCTGATCTGATGTAGACATTGCCCAATGGGCAATATTTATGGCTGTGAAGTGTTCCACCAGTCCCTGCccttcatatacagtatctcacaaaagtgagtacacccctcacatttttgtaaatatttgattatatcttttcatgtgacaacactgaagaaatgacactttgctacaatgtaaagtagtgagtgtacagcttgtgtaacagtgtaaatttgctgtcccctcaaaataactcaacacacagccattaatgtctaaaccgctggcaacaaaagtgagtacacccctaagtgaaaatgtccagattgggcccaaagtgccaatattttgtgtggccaccattattttccagcactgccttaaccctcttgggcatggagttcaccagagcttcacaggttgccagtggagtcctcttccactcctccacgacgacatcatggagctggtggatattAGAGACCTTGTTCTCCTCcatcttccgtttgaggatgccccacagatgctcaatagggtttaggtctggagacatgatTGGCCAGTCCTTTAgaaaggcagtggtcatcttggaggtgtgtttggggtcgttatcatgctggaatactgccctgcagcccagtctctgaagggaggggatcatgctctgcttcagtatgtcacagtacatgttggcattgatggttccctcaatgaactgtagctccccagtgctggcagcactcatgcagccccagaccatgacactcccaccaccatacttgactgtaggcaagatacacttgtctttgtactcctcacctggttgccaccacacatgcttgacaccagctgaaccaaataagtttatcttggtctcatcagaccacaggacatggttccagtaatccatgtccttagtctgcttgtcttcagcaaactgtttgcgggctttcttgtgcatcatctttagaagaggcttccttctgggacgacagccatgcagaccaatttgatgcaatgtgcggcgtatggtctgagcactgacaggctgaccccccaccccttcaacctctgcagcaatgccgGCAGCACttatacgtctatttcccaaagacaacctctggatatgatatgatgctgagcacgtgcacttaacttctttggtcgaccatggcgaggcctgttctgagtggaacttgtcctgttaaacctctgtatggtcttggccaccgtgctgcagctcagtgtcagggtcttggcaatcttcttatagcctaggccatctttatgtagagcaacaatactttttttcagatcctcagagagttctttgccatgacatgccatgttgaacttccattgacc carries:
- the fam131ba gene encoding protein FAM131B, yielding MEDTTSILPRLKRNSDTYGIGALAKSSLTGVSGVTRSMKDKVTKPTAMAQGRVAHMIEWQSWGKPSAGPIGGAGLSNLHRERERRLENDAYSDLSDGEKEARMAAGVMQQFAISEATLMAWNSMDGESFCVDSNQGSVAHLSEVNQESITSRDQPLHHSSAEVWPHTYVSQGLYCLSSSDAWEPISSELSGMASPAAGSYIASGASGEGYDCSTHYLSQQQLSLQQQSHLQQLQQMQQYQQQQLMQYQQQSLEHRLHSTSHSLQATPNSTIHSLGPPTHPRLADLWAAAQVEPHQMEIMGHMSITLAETGTPESYSEELVTENECIPEQQEEEEAKDDDITLTLEPEAMFMTPVLTSQPHREGLKPGGMSPPLSHAEPMPEHMAFEVTSCIIQSLEEKEEEVEEGAVVVVATN